A genomic window from Anoplolepis gracilipes chromosome 6, ASM4749672v1, whole genome shotgun sequence includes:
- the LOC140666755 gene encoding contactin: MMSYLLNSVAFSLILLLPVFAQNILYEEPVYDCPQHWIRFQESCYRFIKSPLRPREDARRNCQAFQSDLLTINTIEEHGFVLYQLLWQDPQHRRWYTGAKLQSGLWINEADSTTLINMDNAFLPEPNDNIIGRDYLAYSYSNNLQRWGLEKVTGREELLYICEAPIATLHNLVQDDRTYQYGIDIDNPLQIPRGPYFIKQPTSKIFDASKRKTNNDVSLSCLAGGYPTPTYEWFKEDYENDRLIATKINPLLDKKYTVSGGTLIINDPEQTDDRGSYHCKATNDFGTIISESVELSFGYILEFNLKRSEERGDIHWGKTLYCDPPQHFPAVMYYWARDYFPNLVEEDKRVFVSHDGALYFSTLETIDQGNYTCTVQSVASTGRSGPVFPLIVNMHSSFQQLKFPNNFPKAFPEAPRAGEEVRLECVAFGYPVPSYNWTRRGSVLPRGAHTDSYNRVLIIPRVRVEDQGEYVCRVYNDRLSIENSVRLTVQAAPNFTIPLMDKHMDNRADLTWTCEAFGIPDVTYSWFRNGELLDMYTLPPEDRDRYTIQDNVLNIRHLDPERDQAMYQCRARNQLKTTYSSAQLRVLSLRPSFKKRPMESETYAAEGGNVTIVCKPEAAPRPKFVWKKDGNVIGSGGRRRILETGNLIISPVSRDDEGTYVCTATNQYGSDETRGRLIVLRGPQFVERLPPRLIMSYNYNQTLRCLGSTDEMLDVAYIWTHNGMRIRDKDFQNNPHWHIDGEYLDIINATFAESGEYECILKSAVGEISTKTTLTVHGPPGPPGGVQVVNIVKTSATLRWTDGALNGRIITMYTISARTNWNRTWFPLVENITAIEMDRYNGRKEAFLENVLNPYTIYEFRVLAFNELGYGPPSSPSPQYSTPSDKPTKSPSNISGGGGKIGDLTITWDPLSPSAQNGPGIYYKIFWRRKGHDTEYQSLSLKEYGNVGNSVVSIQSKYYYTEYEVKVQAFNAIGEGPISENVTIYSAEDMPQVAPQQVFSMSYNSTSLNVSWLPIEQTRERVRGKLIGHRIKYWKESIREEDATYYLSRTTRPWSLVVGLQPDTYYYVKVMAYNSAGEGPESERYLERTYRMAPQKPPSSVNVYGINPSTVRVVWRYVQPSLEEEPLIGYKIRVWEVDQDMSTANDTIIPGGSKLEADIKNLSPGKAYHLRVLAFSNGGDGRMSSPTHTFQMGDAAAFRSSAGNKILDASLGIIFLLLLRIYGYM, translated from the exons ATGATGtcttatttattgaatagCGTAGCATTCTCgcttattcttttattaccCGTGtttgcacaaaatattttgtacgaaGAACCAGTTTATGATTGCCCTCAACATTGGATACGATTTCAAGAATCGTGCTATCGTTTTATCAAGAGTCCACTGAGACCGCGGGAAGATGCACGAAGGAACTGTCAAGCATTTCAAAGTGATCTACTTACTATTAATACAATAGAAGAGCATGGCTTTGTACTCTATCAATTGCTATGGCAGGATCCACAACATCGTAGATGGTATACTGGAGCAAAACTACAGAGTGGCTTATGGATAAATGAGGCTGATAGTACAACCTTGATAAATATGGATAATGCCTTTTTACCTGAACCCAATGACAATATAATAGGAAGAGATTATTTAGCATACTCCTACTCTAATAATCTTCAGCGTTGGGGATTAGAAAAAGTCACTGGTAGAGAAGAGCTCTTGTATATCTGTGAAGCACCCATCGCTACTCTCCATAACTTGGTACAAGATGATCGTACTTATCAATATGGTATTGATATTGATAACCCTCTTCAAATACCTAGAGGaccatattttataaaacaacctacgagtaaaatatttgacgcatcaaagagaaaaacaaataatgatGTTTCATTGAGTTGTCTAGCAGGCGGTTACCCTACTCCAACCTATGAATGGTTTAAAGAAGATTATGAAAATGATCGGCTTattgcaacaaaaataaatcctCTTTTAGATAAGAAATATACTGTGAGCGGCGGAACATTGATCATCAATGACCCTGAACAA ACAGATGACCGTGGCTCGTATCATTGCAAGGCTACTAATGACTTTGGTACAATTATATCTGAGAGTGTTGAACTGTCATTTGGATATAttctagaatttaatttaaaacgttcTGAAGAACGTGGAGACATTCATTGGGGCAAAACACTTTATTGCGATCCACCGCAACATTTCCCGGCTGTAATGTACTATTGGGCTCGCGATTATTTTCCCAATTTAGTCGAGGAGGATAAACGCGTATTCGTTTCGCATGATGGAGCGCTTTATTTCTCCACATTGGAAACAATTGACCAAGGAAACTATACTTGCACCGTTCAAAGTGTCGCATCTACGGGACGCAGCGGCCCAGTATTTCCATTAATAGTGAATATGCact ctTCATTTCAGCAGCTAAAGTTTCCTAATAATTTCCCAAAGGCGTTCCCAGAAGCACCAAGAGCCGGAGAGGAAGTTAGATTGGAATGCGTCGCGTTCGGATA tCCTGTTCCCTCATACAATTGGACAAGAAGAGGTTCCGTCCTGCCACGCGGGGCGCACACAGACAGTTACAATCGGGTATTGATAATACCTCGTGTTCGTGTGGAGGATCAGGGTGAATATGTTTGCCGAGTGTACAACGACAGATTATCAATCGAGAATTCCGTACGATTGACCGTACAAGCAGCGCCTAATTTTACTATTCCGTTAATGGACAAACACATGGATAACAGGGCAGATCTAACTTGGACATGCGAAGCATTTGGCATACCAGACGTTACTTATAGCTGGTTCAGAAATGGAGAACTTTTGGACATGTATACTCTACCGCCTGAAGATAGAGATCGTTACACTATACAAGATAATGTACTAAATATAAGACATCTGGATCCTGAAAGAGATCAGGCTATGTATCAGTGTCGTGCGAGAAATCAGCTGAAGACAACATATTCATCGGCGCAACTTAGAGTGCTAT CGTTGAGACCTTCTTTTAAGAAGCGGCCTATGGAATCTGAGACATACGCGGCAGAAGGTGGTAATGTCACAATTGTATGCAAACCCGAAGCAGCGCCCAGGCCAAAATTCGTATGGAAGAAAGATGGAAACGTGATAGGATCAGGTGGTAGGCGAAGAATTCTGGAAACTGGAAACCTCATTATCAGCCCAGTATCACGAGACGACGAAGGAACATATGTGTGCACGGCAACGAATCAGTACGGCAGCGATGAAACTCGTGGACGATTAATTGTACTAC GCGGACCACAATTTGTTGAAAGATTACCACCACGATTAATtatgtcttataattataatcagacGTTGCGTTGCTTGGGTAGCACAGACGAAATGTTAGATGTGGCGTACATTTGGACGCATAATGGTATGCGTATCCGCGATAAAGATTTCCAAAATAATCCGCATTGGCACATTGATGGTGAATATCTAGACATTATAAATGCCACGTTCGCTGAATCCGGCGAATACGAGTGTATCTTGAAAAGCGCTGTTGGTGAAATATCGACCAAGACCACTCTGACTGTACATGGACCACCCGGGCCACCTGGTGGAGTTCAGGTTGTGAATATCGTTAAAACTTCAGCTACATTACGGTGGACCGATGGTGCCTTGAATGGCAGAATAATAACTATGTACACAATTAGTGCGCGTACAAATTGGAATCGCACGTGGTTTCCTCTCGTAGAAA ATATTACAGCTATCGAAATGGATAGATACAATGGCCGAAAAGAAGCATTTCTAGAAAACGTTTTGAATCCTTACACTATATATGAGTTCCGCGTGCTAGCCTTTAATGAACTTGGTTATGGTCCACCATCATCTCCTTCACCTCAATATAGTACTCCGTCCGACAAACCCACAAAATCACCATCAAATATTAGTGGTGGTGGAGGAAAGATTGGAGACCTTACAATCACGTGGGATCCTCTTAGTCCATCTGCTCAAAATGGTCCTGGAATCTATTACAAGATATTCTGGCGTCGCAAAGGACACGACACGGAGTATCAGTCGTTATCTCTGAAGGAGTACGGCAATGTCGGTAACAGCGTCGTGTCGATCCAATCGAAGTATTACTACACGGAATACGAAGTGAAAGTACAAGCGTTTAACGCGATAGGCGAGGGTCCTATATCAGAAAACGTGACAATATATAGTGCGGAGGATATGCCACAAGTCGCACCGCAACAAGTGTTCTCTATGAGCTATAACAGCACCAGTTTGAATGTCAGTTGGCTGCCGATTGAACAAACTCGTGAACGAGTACGAGGCAAACTGATTGGACATAGGATTAAGTATTGGAAGGAAAGCATTCGCGAAGAAGATGctacttattatttatcgcgTACCACTCGTCCTTGGTCATTAGTAGTTGGATTGCAACCAGatacatattattacgtaAAG gtAATGGCCTACAACTCCGCCGGGGAAGGTCCAGAAAGCGAGCGATATCTGGAGCGAACTTATCGCATGGCGCCGCAGAAACCGCCGTCTTCGGTGAATGTGTACGGCATTAACCCGTCGACAGTGAGAGTTGTTTGGCGTTATGTACAGCCGAGTTTAGAGGAAGAACCGTTAATCGGATACAAAATACGCGTATGGGAGGTCGACCAAGACATGAGTACGGCGAACGATACAATAATACCAGGCGGTTCCAAGCTGGAAGCCGATATTAAGAATCTGAGCCCGGGCAAAGCATATCACTTGAGAGTACTCGCGTTCAGTAACGGTGGCGACGGTCGGATGTCGAGTCCCACCCATACATTCCAAATGGGCGACGCCGCAGCCTTCAGGAGCAGCGCCGGGAACAAGATTCTAGACGCCTCTCTGGGGATAATTTTCTTACTACTTTTACGAATCTACGGCTATATGTAG